A single genomic interval of Romboutsia ilealis harbors:
- a CDS encoding pectinesterase family protein produces the protein MRNDLQKKFVSCLLIMTMIIGYIVPSFNAVYALTSNELPPGFTSVAIGNNDGTGSATFDKINKVLSIKGSGQYIGKDLGKTDSYQFVNYKVEGDATIIARLLDFDISQAAKGQAGVFIREDNNTDSANYYGVYVDPTKDAYRCAYRDNSAGRSGATSIQGLTSSSKNQYIKIVKKGSKFSYSISSDVTFPEENTITKTKTVSSNSNTWYAGFVVSNGGSANSAVADFDNIIIEDSTGELFNSNSQIDEETPELPETPETPEIPELPEIPELPDYNQGILPNGFTNLSIGNNSENVLANFDKDKKQFTVNGSGTYIGKDAGATDNYQFVNYKVEGNATIVARLVDFDMSQAIYGQAGVFVREDNNTNNADYFGVYVEPSKNEYRYAFRDKANERVGAATISGLTKDSKNQYIKIVREKTDTGSQFRYYISEDKTFPEDKTLTNSQTVLSTNDTWYVGFVVSNGGSETPAVATFDNVIIENESKVYYNSEEEVKVNPIDTVENLKAEGSDSKVTLTWNAVENATSYIINRATSKNGEYTAIAEIDAPETTYVDNDVVNFDTYYYKVAAKNKNGVGNDSQVAMAIPNNSNSSNIQYEDNAAIFNMTKEPNDTVSNSVISLEGSTNKDGYISIIQNGELKVKDLAKKADELFEKNLTLDLGRNTIEIYHTTEDGKNSVKSYNIVYLENTNYDIIVDCNYTGVDGEIVDGIKTYKTIASAINSVPKNNKDRINIYIKNGTYKEKLTIEKPYVSLIGEDSKKTILTYDAANGTINPATGKTYGTSGSASITVKSKSVGFTAENLTIENAFKETGANNEQAVALNNQADQSIFVNCRFIGNQDTLLADASSSSPARQYYYKCYIEGDVDFIFGRAQAVFNDCDIASFNRKSTSNNGYVTAADTWDSDAYGYLIMNSRLISLDNIAANTVSLGRPWRPSSQTRKMTPAVTYVNCYMGDHITSKGWDDMGVDSLASTSRFYEYGSYGPGAKLSETRNVLSNNQAMNYTISRAFAKNSATTVDGNDAYAYDWMPTDESANVNINSWYKNNDKVEKLELNANELLMNVGDSFKLTATVSTTNNENNSTPVVIFESSDNSVATVDENGNVKALKVGSTVITARCGNKQATCTVTVTYKQAQINRVPVISAEDVVINVGEDFNPMLNVTANDYEDGDLTNKVEVIENTVDTTTNGIYKVVYKVTDSQGASVIKEIKVTVNPKFTLINRVPVISAEDVVINVGEDFNPMLNVTAKDYEDGDLTNKVEVIENTVNTTTIGIYKVVYKVTDSRGASVTKEIKVTVKKIVTDEPVENPGDDTNKPGVDTDNSTNTNKPGVGTDNSANINKPGVDTNNSANTSKPSVGTDNSANTNKPGVGTDNSANTNKPSVDTDNSENTNEQDVYNDNNISDSSSPEKGYTGIFGMIALIVAAVAVVIYAINRKKSK, from the coding sequence ATGAGGAATGATCTACAAAAGAAATTTGTATCTTGTCTACTTATCATGACAATGATAATAGGTTACATTGTACCAAGCTTTAATGCTGTATATGCATTAACTAGCAATGAATTGCCACCAGGGTTTACAAGTGTAGCTATAGGTAATAATGATGGCACAGGAAGTGCAACCTTTGATAAGATAAATAAAGTACTGAGTATCAAAGGTTCAGGTCAATATATAGGAAAAGATCTTGGAAAAACAGATAGTTATCAATTTGTAAACTATAAAGTAGAAGGGGATGCTACAATAATAGCTAGGCTTTTAGATTTTGATATAAGTCAGGCAGCTAAAGGTCAAGCAGGAGTATTTATTCGTGAAGATAATAATACAGATAGTGCAAACTATTATGGTGTGTATGTAGATCCAACTAAAGATGCTTATAGATGTGCATATAGAGATAATTCAGCAGGAAGATCAGGAGCAACATCAATACAAGGACTTACATCTAGTTCAAAGAATCAATATATAAAGATAGTAAAAAAGGGAAGTAAATTCTCATATTCTATATCTAGTGATGTAACATTCCCAGAAGAGAATACTATCACTAAAACAAAAACAGTATCAAGTAATAGTAATACATGGTATGCAGGATTTGTTGTAAGTAATGGTGGAAGTGCTAATTCAGCAGTAGCTGACTTTGATAATATTATTATAGAAGATTCAACAGGTGAGCTATTTAATTCGAATAGTCAAATAGATGAGGAAACACCAGAACTTCCAGAAACACCAGAAACACCAGAAATACCAGAACTTCCAGAAATACCTGAGTTACCTGATTATAATCAAGGTATTTTACCAAATGGATTTACTAATTTATCTATAGGAAATAATAGTGAAAATGTTTTAGCGAATTTTGATAAAGATAAAAAACAATTTACTGTTAATGGATCAGGTACGTATATAGGTAAGGATGCAGGAGCAACTGATAATTACCAATTTGTTAATTACAAAGTTGAAGGAAATGCAACTATAGTGGCTAGACTTGTAGATTTTGATATGAGTCAAGCAATTTATGGTCAAGCAGGTGTATTTGTTCGTGAAGATAATAATACAAATAATGCAGATTACTTTGGTGTATATGTTGAGCCAAGTAAAAATGAATATAGATATGCATTTAGAGATAAAGCGAATGAAAGAGTAGGAGCTGCAACAATATCAGGTCTTACTAAAGACTCAAAAAATCAATATATAAAAATAGTTAGAGAAAAGACTGATACAGGAAGTCAATTTAGATATTATATATCTGAGGATAAAACATTCCCAGAAGATAAGACTTTAACAAATTCACAAACGGTATTAAGTACTAATGATACTTGGTATGTTGGATTTGTTGTAAGTAATGGTGGAAGTGAAACACCAGCAGTTGCAACTTTTGATAATGTTATAATAGAAAATGAAAGTAAAGTTTACTACAATTCAGAAGAAGAAGTAAAAGTGAACCCTATAGATACAGTAGAAAATTTAAAAGCTGAAGGTTCAGATTCTAAAGTAACTTTAACATGGAATGCAGTAGAAAATGCGACTTCATATATTATAAACAGAGCAACATCTAAAAATGGAGAATATACAGCTATAGCAGAGATAGATGCTCCAGAAACTACTTATGTTGATAATGATGTTGTAAACTTTGATACGTATTATTATAAAGTAGCTGCTAAAAATAAAAATGGAGTAGGTAATGATTCACAAGTTGCTATGGCAATACCAAATAACAGCAATTCTTCAAACATACAATATGAAGACAATGCAGCTATATTTAATATGACAAAGGAACCAAATGATACAGTATCTAACTCAGTAATATCATTAGAAGGTTCGACTAATAAAGATGGATATATAAGTATAATTCAAAATGGAGAGTTAAAAGTTAAAGACTTAGCAAAGAAAGCAGATGAATTATTTGAGAAAAATTTAACTCTAGACTTAGGAAGAAATACAATAGAAATTTATCATACTACAGAAGATGGTAAAAATAGTGTAAAATCTTATAATATAGTTTATTTAGAAAATACAAACTATGATATAATTGTAGATTGTAATTATACAGGTGTTGATGGTGAAATTGTTGATGGAATAAAAACATATAAAACTATAGCATCAGCTATAAATTCAGTTCCAAAAAACAATAAAGATAGAATAAATATTTATATTAAAAATGGAACATATAAGGAAAAATTAACTATAGAAAAACCATATGTGAGTTTAATTGGTGAAGATAGTAAAAAAACTATATTAACTTATGATGCTGCAAATGGAACTATAAATCCAGCAACAGGTAAAACATATGGAACATCAGGAAGTGCAAGTATTACTGTAAAAAGTAAATCAGTAGGATTTACAGCAGAGAACTTGACAATAGAAAATGCATTTAAAGAAACTGGTGCTAATAATGAACAAGCAGTTGCTTTAAATAACCAAGCAGACCAAAGTATATTTGTAAACTGTAGATTTATAGGAAATCAAGATACATTACTTGCAGATGCAAGTTCATCATCACCAGCAAGACAATATTACTATAAATGTTATATAGAGGGTGATGTTGACTTCATATTTGGTAGAGCACAAGCAGTATTTAATGATTGTGATATAGCATCATTTAATAGAAAATCAACAAGTAACAATGGATATGTAACAGCAGCAGATACTTGGGATAGTGATGCTTATGGATATTTAATAATGAACTCAAGATTAATAAGTCTTGATAATATAGCTGCAAATACTGTATCACTTGGTAGACCTTGGAGACCAAGTAGTCAAACAAGAAAAATGACTCCAGCAGTTACATATGTAAACTGCTATATGGGAGACCATATAACTTCTAAAGGGTGGGATGATATGGGAGTAGACTCTCTTGCATCTACATCAAGATTCTATGAATATGGAAGTTATGGACCAGGAGCTAAATTAAGTGAAACAAGAAATGTTTTAAGCAACAACCAAGCTATGAATTATACTATTTCTAGAGCATTTGCTAAAAATTCAGCAACTACTGTTGATGGAAATGATGCTTATGCTTATGATTGGATGCCAACAGATGAATCGGCAAATGTTAATATAAACTCATGGTATAAAAATAATGACAAAGTTGAAAAACTAGAATTAAATGCAAATGAATTACTTATGAATGTAGGAGATTCATTCAAACTTACAGCAACAGTAAGTACAACAAATAATGAAAATAATTCAACACCTGTAGTTATATTTGAATCAAGTGATAATAGTGTGGCTACAGTTGATGAAAATGGAAATGTAAAAGCTTTAAAAGTAGGAAGTACAGTAATTACAGCAAGATGTGGAAATAAACAAGCAACTTGCACAGTAACAGTAACTTACAAACAAGCACAAATAAATAGAGTACCAGTTATAAGTGCAGAAGATGTGGTTATAAATGTTGGTGAAGATTTTAATCCCATGTTAAATGTAACTGCAAATGACTATGAAGATGGAGATTTAACTAATAAAGTTGAGGTAATAGAAAATACAGTAGATACAACAACAAATGGAATATACAAAGTTGTATATAAAGTTACAGATTCACAAGGAGCAAGTGTAATCAAAGAGATTAAAGTAACAGTAAATCCTAAGTTTACTCTAATAAATAGAGTACCAGTTATAAGTGCAGAAGATGTAGTTATAAATGTTGGTGAAGATTTTAATCCAATGTTAAATGTAACTGCAAAAGACTATGAAGATGGAGACTTAACTAATAAAGTTGAGGTAATAGAAAATACAGTAAATACAACAACAATTGGAATATATAAAGTAGTATACAAAGTTACTGACTCTAGGGGAGCAAGTGTGACTAAAGAGATTAAAGTAACTGTGAAAAAAATAGTAACAGATGAACCAGTAGAAAATCCTGGAGATGATACAAATAAACCAGGTGTAGATACTGATAACTCAACAAATACAAATAAACCAGGTGTAGGAACTGATAACTCAGCAAATATAAATAAACCAGGTGTAGACACTAATAACTCAGCGAATACAAGTAAACCAAGTGTAGGAACTGATAACTCAGCAAATACAAACAAACCAGGTGTAGGAACTGATAACTCAGCAAATACAAATAAGCCAAGTGTAGACACTGATAACTCAGAAAATACAAATGAACAAGACGTATATAACGATAATAATATATCAGATTCATCATCGCCAGAAAAAGGTTATACTGGAATATTTGGAATGATAGCTTTAATAGTAGCAGCAGTAGCAGTAGTTATCTATGCAATAAACAGAAAAAAATCTAAATAG
- a CDS encoding metallophosphoesterase codes for MKNKKVLIIVSALILILILSTGCTSSNTTEINIVATTDLHGEVPYNITEYIKVEKENNPNTVAVDAGDFFDSRVYGTPMKKYFDDRQNNIEQGIEQYIEMPLVKEMKDDGYDAVVLGNHEFVSNDKFYLDNMVSDFEKYNLDILSANTYKRDNTNYVKPYTIKEIETEYGNLNLGILGLTIKEVGESVDESRELKDMPQYNEELYINDLVDEAKKWVKIMQEEENTDVIVAVAHSGEEPKNPKNPGNRIQELAQEVDGIDAIVAGHTHQTFEQHNYKNSKGEEVIVTQPGKHGEAISKITFELKNQNGDWKVVNKYAKLTKFDTIKFDEYLVELLSKISSLKSTDKEIHLSEVVPFQWDKVYVFDENIDVDKIYETIGYKWQSIISKDKHSEQQMVFMNDDKVVCYLYGDISDMDININFDKSSYKDGIIEIYPNKNDEFKVKKGEEEYQTYLTYISK; via the coding sequence ATGAAAAATAAAAAAGTTTTAATTATAGTATCAGCGCTAATCTTAATACTAATATTATCAACAGGATGTACAAGCTCAAATACAACAGAAATAAATATTGTGGCAACGACGGATTTACATGGTGAAGTACCATACAACATAACTGAATATATAAAAGTAGAAAAAGAAAATAACCCAAATACAGTAGCAGTAGATGCAGGAGATTTTTTTGATAGTAGAGTGTATGGAACACCCATGAAGAAATACTTTGATGATAGACAAAATAATATAGAACAAGGAATAGAACAATATATAGAAATGCCATTAGTGAAAGAAATGAAGGATGATGGGTATGATGCGGTAGTTCTAGGAAACCATGAATTTGTATCAAACGATAAATTTTATCTAGATAATATGGTATCAGACTTTGAAAAGTATAATTTAGATATATTATCAGCAAATACTTATAAAAGAGATAATACAAACTATGTAAAGCCATATACCATAAAGGAAATAGAAACAGAGTATGGTAATTTAAACTTAGGTATACTTGGACTTACTATAAAAGAAGTAGGTGAATCTGTTGATGAATCTAGAGAATTAAAAGATATGCCACAATATAACGAAGAATTATACATAAATGATTTAGTAGATGAAGCTAAAAAATGGGTAAAAATAATGCAAGAAGAAGAAAATACAGATGTAATAGTAGCAGTAGCACATAGTGGAGAAGAACCTAAAAATCCTAAAAATCCAGGAAATAGAATACAAGAATTAGCACAAGAAGTAGACGGGATAGATGCTATAGTTGCAGGTCATACACATCAAACTTTTGAACAACACAATTATAAAAATAGTAAAGGCGAAGAAGTTATAGTTACTCAGCCAGGTAAGCATGGAGAGGCTATATCTAAAATAACTTTTGAATTAAAAAATCAAAATGGTGATTGGAAGGTAGTAAATAAGTATGCAAAATTAACCAAATTTGATACGATAAAATTTGATGAATATTTAGTTGAATTATTATCTAAAATATCAAGTTTAAAAAGTACTGATAAAGAAATACACTTGAGTGAAGTAGTTCCATTTCAGTGGGATAAGGTTTATGTATTTGATGAAAATATTGATGTAGATAAAATATATGAAACTATCGGATATAAATGGCAAAGTATTATATCAAAAGATAAACATAGTGAACAGCAAATGGTATTTATGAATGATGATAAAGTAGTTTGTTATTTATATGGTGATATTAGTGATATGGATATAAATATTAACTTTGATAAATCATCTTATAAAGATGGCATTATAGAAATTTATCCAAATAAAAATGATGAATTTAAGGTGAAAAAAGGAGAAGAAGAGTATCAAACATATTTGACATATATATCAAAGTAA
- a CDS encoding ABC transporter ATP-binding protein, translating into MIQIEKLKKVYDNGYEALKNINLEINEGELVCLLGPSGCGKTTILNLLAGLLDPTSGEIKFDGESVINKHPKDRNIGLVFQNYALYPHMTVLENIMFPLTVGKNKMPKNEAMEIAKKYMKITSIEELADKKPGNMSGGQQQRVAITRALVQNPKVLLLDEPLSNLDARLRLKIREEIRRLVKEIGITTIFVTHDQEEALSISDRIVLMNQGIVQQFDIPQNLYLEPANLFVAQFMGNPIINIYEMKKEGNVLKGENFSIDLSLLNKDRFKADLTEENYVVGIRPEYFVTSENPLFNVEIETVELIGKDCILNFKTNGVNSKSIVDVNDRIKEKDNVGFDIDYNGIYLFQENGVRVY; encoded by the coding sequence ATGATACAGATAGAAAAACTAAAGAAAGTTTATGACAATGGTTATGAAGCTTTAAAAAATATTAATTTAGAAATCAATGAAGGAGAATTAGTATGCTTATTAGGTCCTAGTGGATGTGGTAAAACAACTATACTTAATCTTTTAGCAGGACTATTAGATCCTACAAGTGGAGAGATTAAATTTGATGGAGAGTCAGTTATAAATAAGCATCCTAAAGATAGAAATATAGGACTTGTATTCCAAAACTATGCATTATATCCTCACATGACAGTGTTAGAAAACATTATGTTCCCTCTAACAGTTGGTAAGAATAAAATGCCAAAAAATGAAGCAATGGAAATTGCTAAGAAATACATGAAGATAACTAGTATAGAAGAACTAGCAGATAAGAAACCGGGGAACATGTCAGGTGGACAGCAACAAAGGGTTGCAATAACTAGAGCATTAGTTCAAAATCCAAAGGTGTTATTACTAGATGAACCACTAAGTAACTTAGATGCAAGACTTAGATTAAAGATAAGAGAAGAAATAAGAAGATTGGTTAAAGAAATAGGTATAACAACTATATTCGTAACTCATGACCAAGAAGAAGCGTTATCTATAAGTGATAGAATAGTTCTTATGAACCAAGGTATAGTACAGCAATTTGATATACCACAAAATCTATACTTAGAACCAGCAAACTTATTTGTTGCACAATTTATGGGTAATCCAATAATAAATATATATGAAATGAAAAAAGAAGGAAATGTATTAAAAGGAGAAAACTTCTCTATAGATTTAAGCTTATTAAATAAAGACAGATTTAAAGCAGATTTAACTGAGGAAAACTACGTTGTAGGTATAAGACCAGAGTACTTTGTAACAAGTGAAAATCCTTTATTTAATGTTGAAATAGAAACTGTTGAATTAATAGGTAAAGACTGTATACTAAACTTTAAAACTAATGGAGTAAATTCAAAGTCTATAGTAGATGTAAATGACAGAATAAAAGAAAAAGATAATGTAGGATTTGATATAGATTATAATGGAATTTATTTATTCCAAGAGAATGGAGTTAGAGTATACTAA
- a CDS encoding carbohydrate ABC transporter permease has product MRKLKYRAENSPQAWLFLLPALIIIGVFNVLPLIKTFIMSMQKGTLNNLQFNGFKNFQVVLQDPKFHDAIGNTALFSFVVVPVGLIISMFIAVTIFEKIKYKSLFETIFFIPYLTSVIAVGIVFRFLFNGDYGFINYLLSFINVGPINFLDDPSMSMTTLILFGIWSGLAFNIIILLSGLRTIDESYYKVADMFGATKMEQFFKITLPQLIPTITFLLMMNFINAFKVYAQVFSLFNGKAGIANSATTGVFYIFNKFYVEYRYGQGMAAAVILFALILLFTLIQNYVLKRISK; this is encoded by the coding sequence ATGAGAAAGTTAAAATATAGAGCGGAAAATTCACCACAAGCATGGTTATTCCTTTTACCAGCTTTAATAATAATAGGCGTATTTAATGTTTTACCTTTAATCAAAACATTTATAATGTCTATGCAAAAGGGTACATTAAATAATTTACAATTTAATGGATTTAAAAATTTCCAAGTTGTATTACAAGACCCAAAATTTCATGATGCAATAGGAAATACAGCATTATTCTCATTTGTTGTTGTGCCAGTAGGTCTTATAATATCAATGTTTATAGCAGTAACTATTTTTGAGAAAATTAAATATAAAAGCTTATTTGAAACTATATTCTTTATACCGTATTTAACAAGTGTAATAGCAGTAGGTATAGTATTTAGATTTTTATTCAATGGAGACTATGGTTTTATAAATTATTTATTAAGTTTTATAAATGTGGGACCAATAAACTTCTTAGATGATCCAAGTATGAGTATGACTACTTTAATTTTATTTGGGATTTGGTCAGGTCTTGCATTTAATATAATAATATTACTTTCAGGATTAAGAACGATTGATGAAAGTTATTATAAAGTTGCTGATATGTTTGGGGCAACTAAAATGGAGCAATTTTTCAAAATAACTTTACCACAGTTAATTCCAACAATAACATTCTTATTAATGATGAACTTTATAAATGCATTTAAAGTATATGCGCAAGTATTCTCATTATTTAATGGAAAAGCTGGAATAGCTAATAGTGCAACTACTGGAGTATTCTATATATTCAATAAATTCTATGTTGAGTACCGTTATGGTCAAGGTATGGCAGCTGCAGTAATATTATTTGCTTTAATATTATTATTTACATTAATTCAAAACTATGTTTTAAAAAGAATATCTAAGTAG
- a CDS encoding carbohydrate ABC transporter permease, whose amino-acid sequence MKKVNLFLSKTFIVIMSLITLFPFVYMILSSLMTFQEATSIPPTFIPKEFQWENFKLAMEQAPFVRYFFNTIVVAGLSTIGTLITSILAAFALVKLEFKYKNILVMSMAALLMVPYEVTVFTNYQTIANLGLLNTYTALILPSLASIFYIFYLKNYLTSIPLSYYKAAKVDGCGDLEFIRRILIPLAKPSLFTMGILTFINGWNSFLWPILVTNNKEMRLLSNGLSAFATESGTNVHLQMAASTIAIVPILILYLIFRKQIIRGVVKSGVKG is encoded by the coding sequence ATGAAAAAGGTTAATTTATTTTTATCAAAAACATTTATAGTCATAATGTCTTTAATTACACTGTTTCCTTTTGTATACATGATATTATCAAGTTTAATGACATTCCAAGAGGCAACAAGTATACCACCGACATTTATACCAAAAGAATTTCAGTGGGAAAACTTTAAGTTAGCAATGGAACAAGCACCTTTTGTTAGATATTTCTTTAATACAATAGTAGTAGCAGGGTTATCAACAATAGGAACTTTAATAACTTCTATTTTAGCAGCTTTTGCATTAGTTAAATTAGAGTTTAAATATAAAAATATTTTAGTAATGTCAATGGCAGCATTATTAATGGTACCATACGAAGTTACTGTATTTACTAATTATCAAACTATAGCTAATCTTGGATTATTAAATACATATACAGCTTTAATACTTCCATCGTTAGCAAGTATATTTTATATATTCTACTTAAAGAATTACTTAACAAGTATACCTTTATCTTACTACAAAGCTGCAAAAGTAGATGGATGTGGGGATTTAGAATTTATAAGAAGAATATTAATACCATTAGCTAAACCATCATTATTTACAATGGGTATATTAACTTTCATAAATGGATGGAACTCATTCTTATGGCCAATACTTGTGACAAATAATAAGGAAATGAGATTATTAAGTAATGGATTAAGTGCGTTTGCAACAGAAAGTGGTACAAATGTTCATTTACAAATGGCTGCTTCAACAATAGCAATAGTTCCAATATTAATTTTATATTTAATATTTAGAAAACAAATTATAAGAGGAGTTGTTAAGAGTGGTGTTAAAGGATAA
- a CDS encoding MBL fold metallo-hydrolase yields MLKDKKTKITFHNGILTIGGTIIEIAYEDSRIFFDFGSEYDPASPHQPKDLQDLLDMNLVPYLDNMFDPSIELKGYESKEDKFKDTAVFLSHVHLDHSKIINYLNPSVPLYMLEGTKSLLNTLNINNDFLFPLHNQGESNVREINGVKENEVVQVGKIKVKVMPVDHDAYGASGLLIETPDLVISYTGDIRLHGYRKDATLNFCKESENCDVLLIEGVTVSFQELNEDARVPEDENEPNLIEKINNIVRENPNRQMTFNYYISNIERILNIIKTNPRTVVLDAYYSYVLKHATGYQSYYYQLDDKDYGLDKNYEVEFEKLLQDEGSYFWQLDTLAIEHFDRLKENGIYIHSNATPLGDYDPKYAPFVKRFEDNNIEFNLVGCSGHAYPFDLIEIIDLIKPKLLIPIHSHHPERLYNKSGDVLLPEKKQTI; encoded by the coding sequence GTGTTAAAGGATAAAAAAACAAAAATCACGTTCCACAATGGTATTTTAACCATTGGTGGAACTATTATAGAAATAGCTTATGAAGATAGTCGTATATTCTTCGATTTTGGTAGTGAGTATGACCCAGCGTCACCTCATCAACCAAAAGATTTACAAGATTTATTAGATATGAATCTTGTTCCATACTTAGATAATATGTTTGATCCAAGTATAGAGTTAAAGGGATATGAATCTAAAGAAGATAAATTTAAAGATACAGCGGTATTTTTATCACATGTTCATTTAGATCATTCAAAAATAATTAACTATTTAAATCCATCAGTACCTTTATATATGTTAGAGGGAACAAAGTCATTACTTAATACATTAAATATAAATAACGACTTTTTATTCCCGCTTCATAATCAAGGGGAATCTAATGTAAGAGAGATAAATGGAGTTAAAGAAAATGAAGTAGTTCAAGTTGGAAAAATAAAAGTTAAAGTAATGCCAGTTGACCATGATGCATATGGTGCAAGTGGATTACTAATAGAAACTCCAGATTTAGTTATATCATATACAGGAGATATAAGACTTCATGGATATAGAAAAGATGCAACTTTAAACTTCTGTAAAGAAAGTGAAAATTGTGATGTTTTATTAATAGAAGGTGTTACAGTTTCTTTCCAAGAATTAAATGAAGATGCACGTGTGCCAGAAGATGAAAATGAACCAAATTTAATAGAAAAAATAAATAATATTGTAAGAGAAAATCCAAATAGACAAATGACTTTCAATTACTATATATCTAATATAGAAAGAATATTAAACATAATAAAAACTAATCCAAGAACTGTAGTTTTAGATGCATATTATTCTTATGTATTAAAACATGCAACAGGATATCAATCTTATTATTATCAATTAGATGACAAAGATTATGGATTAGACAAAAATTATGAAGTAGAGTTTGAAAAACTTCTACAAGACGAAGGTAGTTATTTCTGGCAATTAGATACACTTGCCATTGAACACTTTGATAGATTAAAAGAAAATGGAATTTATATTCATTCAAATGCAACACCACTTGGAGATTATGATCCAAAATATGCACCATTTGTAAAAAGATTCGAAGATAATAATATTGAATTTAATTTAGTAGGGTGTAGTGGACATGCTTATCCATTTGATTTGATTGAAATAATAGACTTAATTAAACCTAAGTTATTAATTCCTATTCATTCACATCATCCAGAAAGACTTTACAATAAGTCTGGCGATGTACTATTACCAGAAAAGAAACAAACAATATAA